From the genome of Sphingomonas sp. HMP6, one region includes:
- a CDS encoding fasciclin domain-containing protein: MTSKNTLYLSAAFAGALSIATAATAQTTAPTAADPAAAAPTTAAPAAPAANPTVGGVAMDATKPIAVNAAAAPNLSTLVAAVKAAGLATTLSGPGPFTVFAPTNDAFTRLAPGTVDRLLKPENKATLAKVLTYHVVPGTITFADLKERAKASGGKVVLTTVEGEPLTLDVSETAVQLTDVNGNKSFIETPDVKQSNGVVHVVNGVVLPTL, from the coding sequence ATGACTTCCAAGAACACGCTGTACTTGAGCGCCGCATTCGCCGGCGCATTGTCGATCGCAACGGCGGCGACCGCACAGACCACCGCACCGACGGCGGCAGATCCAGCCGCTGCGGCACCGACGACGGCGGCACCCGCTGCACCCGCTGCAAATCCGACCGTTGGCGGCGTTGCGATGGACGCTACAAAGCCGATCGCGGTCAACGCCGCCGCAGCCCCCAACCTCTCGACGCTGGTTGCCGCGGTTAAGGCAGCGGGCCTGGCGACCACGCTGTCCGGCCCAGGCCCGTTCACGGTGTTCGCGCCAACCAACGATGCCTTTACGCGGCTTGCGCCGGGCACAGTGGACAGGTTGTTGAAGCCCGAGAACAAGGCGACGCTCGCCAAGGTGCTGACGTATCACGTGGTGCCCGGGACGATCACCTTCGCCGATCTTAAGGAAAGAGCGAAGGCGAGTGGCGGCAAGGTCGTGCTGACCACGGTCGAAGGTGAGCCGCTGACGCTCGATGTCAGCGAGACGGCGGTTCAGCTGACCGACGTCAACGGCAACAAGAGCTTCATCGAAACGCCTGACGTCAAGCAGTCGAACGGCGTTGTCCATGTCGTCAACGGCGTCGTGCTGCCGACGCTCTAA
- a CDS encoding hydrogen peroxide-inducible genes activator, translating to MATYLPTLKQLQYLVALQDQGHFGRAAEACFVTQSTLSAGIRELETLIGVVLVERTRRVVRFTPLGDRIADKARGVLREAEELGDMARAAGRPLSGEMRMSVIPTIAPFMLPRILPRLRRDYPDLKLFLREEPSGPACERLHHGRADCVLLALPYACGEVASQFLFDDKLFIAGQPGEMGNVALAMPATEIDETRLLLLEDGHCLKDHALSACARPELRAEATMMGTSLHTIVQMIDNGLGLTMLPEMALKAGILDHTGLVARPLDAANPSRRIALVWRRGSPREKDFQLLATALAEAA from the coding sequence ATGGCGACGTACCTGCCGACGCTGAAGCAGCTGCAATATCTGGTTGCTTTACAGGACCAAGGCCATTTCGGACGGGCGGCTGAGGCGTGCTTCGTCACGCAATCCACGCTTTCGGCGGGAATTCGCGAGCTGGAAACGCTGATCGGCGTAGTCCTGGTCGAACGCACCCGGCGCGTGGTGCGCTTTACGCCGCTTGGAGACCGAATCGCCGACAAGGCGCGCGGCGTGCTCCGGGAGGCGGAAGAGCTTGGCGACATGGCGCGCGCCGCCGGACGCCCTTTGTCGGGCGAGATGCGCATGAGCGTCATCCCGACGATCGCGCCGTTCATGCTGCCGCGCATCCTGCCGCGCTTGCGGCGGGATTACCCCGACCTGAAGCTGTTCCTGCGCGAGGAGCCGAGCGGACCCGCATGCGAGAGGCTGCACCACGGACGCGCCGATTGCGTGCTGCTCGCCTTGCCCTATGCGTGCGGTGAGGTGGCGTCCCAATTCCTGTTCGACGACAAATTGTTCATCGCAGGACAGCCCGGCGAGATGGGCAACGTCGCGCTTGCCATGCCCGCGACCGAAATCGACGAAACGCGCTTGCTGCTGCTCGAGGACGGGCATTGCCTGAAGGATCACGCTCTCTCGGCCTGTGCCCGCCCCGAATTGCGCGCCGAAGCGACGATGATGGGGACGTCGCTGCACACGATCGTGCAGATGATCGACAATGGCCTGGGGCTGACGATGCTGCCCGAAATGGCGCTTAAAGCCGGCATTCTCGACCATACCGGGCTGGTCGCGCGGCCGCTCGACGCCGCCAATCCCTCGCGTCGGATAGCACTTGTCTGGCGTCGCGGATCGCCGCGCGAAAAGGACTTCCAACTGCTCGCGACTGCGCTGGCGGAGGCTGCTTAG
- a CDS encoding peroxiredoxin, whose product MLTIGDKLPDFTVPVQQGTNALPAGETLSQDAFPGKWKVLFYWPKDFTFVCPTEIVGYANLKQDFEDRDAVLIGASTDTAHVHLAWRKSDPDLAAADFPWLADNGATLASALGILDKNEHVAFRATFIVDPDNIIQAVQVNGLNVGRNPAETLRVLDALQTDELCPCNWNKGDDVLQLAA is encoded by the coding sequence ATGCTTACCATCGGCGACAAGCTCCCCGACTTCACCGTCCCCGTCCAGCAGGGCACCAACGCGCTTCCAGCCGGTGAGACGCTCAGCCAGGACGCGTTCCCCGGCAAGTGGAAGGTGCTGTTTTACTGGCCGAAGGATTTCACCTTCGTCTGCCCGACCGAGATCGTCGGTTATGCGAACCTGAAGCAGGACTTTGAGGATCGTGATGCCGTTCTGATCGGCGCATCGACCGACACCGCACACGTCCACCTCGCCTGGCGCAAGTCGGACCCGGATCTGGCGGCAGCCGATTTCCCGTGGCTGGCGGATAACGGTGCGACGCTCGCATCGGCGCTCGGCATTCTCGACAAGAACGAGCATGTCGCATTCCGCGCGACCTTCATCGTCGATCCCGACAACATCATTCAGGCGGTGCAGGTCAACGGCCTGAACGTCGGCCGCAACCCCGCCGAGACGCTGCGCGTGCTCGACGCGCTGCAGACCGATGAGCTGTGCCCGTGCAACTGGAACAAGGGCGACGACGTCCTCCAGCTCGCGGCGTAA
- a CDS encoding carboxymuconolactone decarboxylase family protein — protein sequence MSLKDFAGALPDFAKDIRLNVGSLLNEAHLPDQQKFGLLLACAHATGYKPLVDAAELECAPKLSPEAANAARGAAALMAMNNVYYRFTHLAGNDEYQRMPAKLRMNLIGQPGIDKVDFELFSLAVSAMNGCGMCIDSHEQILKKAGVTAEAIQTSVRIGAVMKAVATVHSALS from the coding sequence ATGTCACTCAAGGATTTCGCCGGGGCGCTCCCGGATTTCGCCAAGGACATCCGGCTCAACGTCGGGTCGCTGCTCAACGAAGCGCATTTGCCCGACCAGCAGAAGTTCGGCCTGCTGCTCGCCTGCGCGCACGCCACCGGTTACAAGCCGCTGGTCGACGCCGCCGAGCTCGAATGCGCGCCAAAGCTGTCGCCCGAAGCGGCCAATGCGGCGCGCGGCGCGGCGGCGCTGATGGCGATGAACAACGTCTATTACCGCTTCACCCATCTGGCCGGGAATGACGAATATCAGCGGATGCCCGCCAAGCTGCGGATGAATTTGATCGGGCAGCCCGGCATCGACAAGGTCGATTTCGAACTTTTCAGTCTGGCGGTCAGCGCGATGAACGGCTGCGGCATGTGCATCGACAGCCATGAGCAGATCCTGAAAAAGGCCGGTGTTACCGCCGAGGCGATTCAGACTTCGGTGCGGATCGGCGCCGTGATGAAGGCCGTCGCGACGGTCCATTCGGCGTTGAGCTAA
- a CDS encoding sulfite exporter TauE/SafE family protein, with amino-acid sequence MPDLSTVDFAAIFAVMLPFILVGFAAQMVDGALGMAFGIINSTLLVVFLGVPPALASATVHAVETFTTAASGVSHILHRNVDWRLFRRLVIPGVLGGILGAYVLSNIDGSVARPFVMTYLAAIGLYLLYRAWRGRVEPREPKIIEPLGFAGGFLDAAGGGGWGPVVTSNLLVQGSPPRTTIGTVNTSEFFLTATISATFIATLGFAAFTLQTLGILIGGLLAAPFGAVIAKRVPPRPLMGLVGTLLTVTSAYSIWAALA; translated from the coding sequence ATGCCAGACCTTTCAACCGTCGATTTTGCAGCGATTTTCGCGGTGATGCTCCCGTTCATTCTGGTCGGTTTTGCCGCGCAGATGGTCGATGGCGCGCTCGGCATGGCGTTCGGAATCATCAACAGCACCTTGCTGGTGGTATTCCTCGGCGTGCCCCCTGCCCTTGCCTCGGCCACCGTCCACGCAGTGGAAACGTTTACCACTGCAGCATCGGGCGTGAGCCACATTCTGCATCGCAACGTCGATTGGCGACTTTTCCGGCGGCTCGTGATTCCCGGCGTGCTCGGCGGAATTCTCGGCGCCTATGTCCTCAGCAACATCGACGGGTCGGTCGCGCGACCGTTTGTGATGACCTATCTCGCGGCGATCGGTCTGTATCTGCTGTACCGCGCCTGGCGCGGCCGGGTCGAACCGCGCGAGCCCAAGATTATCGAACCGCTCGGCTTCGCAGGCGGCTTCCTCGATGCGGCGGGAGGCGGCGGTTGGGGGCCGGTGGTGACCTCCAACCTGCTGGTGCAGGGGTCCCCGCCGCGCACCACGATCGGCACGGTGAACACGTCGGAATTCTTCCTGACCGCAACGATCTCCGCGACCTTCATCGCGACGCTGGGGTTTGCCGCCTTCACGCTGCAGACGCTGGGGATCCTGATCGGCGGCTTGCTCGCCGCCCCGTTTGGCGCGGTGATCGCCAAGCGGGTGCCGCCACGCCCGTTGATGGGTTTGGTCGGCACCCTGCTGACCGTGACGAGCGCCTATTCGATCTGGGCGGCGCTCGCCTAA
- the epsC gene encoding serine O-acetyltransferase EpsC, whose protein sequence is MMGRLIAYLDSIKARDPAPRSRLEILTYPGVWALGYHRVAHALFKARLFFLARAVNHFSRFLTAIDIHPGATIGRNFFIDHGFVVIGETALIGDNVTIYQCVTLGGTNPDNGVAGKRHPTLCDNVIIGSGAQVLGPITMGKGSRVGANAVVTRDVVEGAVMVGIPARATMVEGGQKPSGFLAYGTPCSEMFDPATQKVELLRCELETMRKRLDALLAENEDQRDRA, encoded by the coding sequence ATGATGGGACGATTGATCGCCTATCTCGATTCGATCAAGGCACGCGACCCGGCCCCCCGCTCGCGGCTCGAAATTCTGACTTACCCCGGCGTATGGGCGTTGGGGTATCACCGCGTCGCACACGCGCTGTTCAAGGCCCGGCTGTTCTTCCTTGCGCGCGCGGTTAATCACTTCTCGCGCTTCCTCACCGCGATCGACATTCATCCGGGCGCGACGATCGGTCGTAATTTCTTCATCGACCATGGTTTCGTGGTGATCGGGGAAACGGCGTTGATCGGCGACAACGTCACCATCTACCAGTGCGTGACGCTGGGCGGGACCAACCCCGACAATGGCGTCGCGGGCAAGCGCCACCCGACTTTGTGCGACAATGTCATCATCGGATCCGGCGCGCAGGTGCTCGGGCCGATCACGATGGGCAAGGGGTCGCGCGTCGGTGCCAATGCCGTGGTAACGCGCGACGTGGTCGAAGGCGCGGTGATGGTCGGCATCCCGGCGCGCGCGACGATGGTCGAGGGCGGCCAGAAGCCGAGCGGCTTCCTGGCGTATGGCACCCCGTGCAGCGAGATGTTCGATCCGGCGACACAGAAGGTCGAATTGCTGCGCTGCGAACTGGAGACGATGCGCAAGCGGCTCGACGCGTTGCTCGCGGAGAATGAGGATCAGCGCGATCGTGCGTGA
- a CDS encoding DUF2794 domain-containing protein — protein sequence MGTVTPFPVPRGVAPQIGFERLELTRILDLYGRMVAAGLWRDYAIEFAHDAAIFAAFRRAAERPEFRIEKRPALRNKQGMWALIGEQGMVLKRGHELGPVLAPVERRLMKIVD from the coding sequence ATGGGGACCGTCACACCTTTTCCCGTTCCGCGAGGGGTCGCGCCGCAAATCGGGTTCGAGCGTCTTGAGCTGACGCGGATTCTCGACCTCTATGGCCGGATGGTCGCGGCGGGGCTGTGGCGCGATTATGCGATCGAATTCGCACACGATGCCGCAATCTTCGCCGCCTTCCGCCGCGCTGCAGAACGCCCTGAGTTCCGGATCGAGAAGCGCCCGGCGCTGCGGAACAAGCAGGGGATGTGGGCGCTGATCGGCGAGCAGGGCATGGTGCTGAAACGAGGCCACGAGCTGGGCCCGGTCCTCGCGCCCGTAGAGCGGCGATTGATGAAAATCGTCGACTAG
- a CDS encoding SDR family NAD(P)-dependent oxidoreductase gives MSIRFDNKVAIVTGAGGGLGRAYALELARRGAKVVVNDLGGARDGTGHSDAALKVVEEIEAMGGEAMSDGGSVTEYEHMVELVAKAKAKWGGVHILINNAGVLRDKSFAKMEPADFKLVIDVHLNGSANCTKAVWDTMRGQNYGRILMTASSTGLYGNFGQANYGAAKLGLAGLTKTLAIEGAKNNIKVNTIAPTAGTRMTEDLFPAEAFAAFAPEKVAPAALYLVSEDAPTNQIIGAGAGVFQAAYVTLTQGKLLTGDELSPEGIAAHWAEITDRTGELTPQSGSEQSMSILKKLQGG, from the coding sequence ATGTCCATTCGTTTCGACAACAAGGTTGCCATCGTCACCGGTGCCGGTGGTGGCTTGGGCCGCGCCTATGCGCTCGAACTCGCGCGGCGCGGGGCCAAGGTGGTGGTCAACGATCTCGGCGGCGCACGCGATGGCACAGGCCATTCTGACGCTGCTCTTAAGGTCGTCGAGGAAATCGAGGCAATGGGTGGCGAAGCAATGTCGGACGGCGGCAGCGTCACCGAATATGAGCATATGGTAGAGCTCGTCGCCAAAGCGAAGGCCAAGTGGGGCGGTGTTCACATCCTGATCAACAACGCCGGTGTCCTGCGCGACAAGAGCTTCGCCAAGATGGAGCCCGCCGATTTCAAACTCGTGATCGACGTGCATCTCAACGGATCGGCCAATTGCACCAAGGCGGTGTGGGACACGATGCGCGGGCAAAATTACGGCCGCATCCTGATGACCGCATCTTCGACGGGCCTGTACGGAAATTTCGGCCAGGCGAATTACGGCGCGGCCAAGCTCGGCCTCGCGGGCCTGACCAAGACGCTCGCGATCGAGGGCGCGAAGAACAACATCAAGGTCAACACGATCGCCCCGACCGCGGGCACGCGGATGACCGAGGATCTGTTCCCGGCCGAGGCGTTTGCGGCCTTCGCCCCCGAAAAGGTCGCCCCTGCTGCGCTCTATCTCGTCTCGGAGGACGCCCCGACCAACCAGATCATCGGTGCTGGTGCGGGGGTGTTCCAGGCTGCCTATGTCACGCTGACGCAAGGCAAATTGCTGACCGGAGACGAGCTCTCGCCCGAGGGAATCGCCGCGCATTGGGCCGAGATCACCGATCGCACCGGCGAGCTAACCCCGCAGAGCGGGTCGGAGCAGTCGATGAGCATCCTCAAGAAGCTGCAAGGCGGCTGA
- the phoB gene encoding phosphate regulon transcriptional regulator PhoB, with product MARAKMLLVEDDAALAELLIWHFKREDFEITQTPDGEEALLLAKENAPDIVLLDWMVEGLSGIEVCRRLRRMPETANVPIIMLTARGEEEDRVRGLETGADDYVTKPFSPRELVARVGAVLRRVRPALAGEQLTYSDIEMDTVGHKVRRSGEVIPLGPTEFRLLKHFLEHPGWVFSRERLLDAVWGHDSDIESRTVDVHIRRLRKAINRGERPDIIRTVRSAGYALDSGA from the coding sequence ATGGCACGAGCCAAAATGTTGCTGGTGGAAGACGATGCGGCGCTCGCCGAGCTGCTGATCTGGCATTTCAAGCGCGAGGATTTCGAGATCACGCAAACCCCCGATGGCGAGGAAGCACTGCTGCTGGCCAAGGAAAATGCGCCCGACATCGTGCTGCTCGACTGGATGGTTGAAGGGCTGTCGGGCATCGAGGTCTGCCGCCGGCTGCGCCGGATGCCCGAAACCGCGAACGTGCCGATCATCATGCTCACCGCCCGCGGCGAAGAAGAGGATCGCGTGCGCGGGCTGGAAACCGGCGCGGACGATTACGTCACCAAGCCGTTCTCCCCGCGCGAACTGGTTGCGCGTGTCGGCGCGGTACTGCGCCGCGTTCGCCCGGCGCTGGCGGGCGAGCAGCTGACCTATTCCGACATCGAGATGGACACGGTCGGCCATAAGGTCCGCCGCTCGGGCGAGGTAATCCCGCTCGGCCCGACCGAATTCCGCTTGCTCAAGCATTTCCTGGAGCATCCCGGCTGGGTGTTCAGCCGCGAGCGCTTGCTGGATGCGGTATGGGGGCATGACAGCGACATCGAAAGCCGCACGGTCGACGTCCACATCCGCCGCCTGCGCAAAGCGATCAATCGCGGCGAACGGCCCGATATCATCCGGACCGTGCGCTCGGCGGGCTACGCGCTCGATTCGGGAGCGTAA
- the phoU gene encoding phosphate signaling complex protein PhoU gives MPLNDHTVKAFDDEIGQLRGLIAQMGGLAEHAIAAAMEALRRHDLEGARAIVAGDKKIDALEMEVEALAVRIIALRAPLADDLREVVAALKIAGVVERIGDYAKNIAKRVPLIESHGEIEPLSVLPAMSALAVQMVHDALDAFAARDAEAAVEVCDRDRQVDDFYNSLFRVLVTHMMENPKTIGQVAQLLFVAKNLERVGDHATNIAEMIYFAATGTHMAERDRGALPTT, from the coding sequence ATGCCCTTGAACGACCATACAGTGAAAGCCTTCGACGACGAGATCGGGCAGTTGCGCGGACTGATCGCGCAAATGGGCGGCTTGGCCGAACACGCCATTGCCGCCGCGATGGAGGCACTGCGCCGCCACGATCTGGAGGGCGCACGCGCGATCGTCGCAGGCGACAAGAAAATCGACGCGCTGGAGATGGAGGTCGAGGCGCTGGCGGTGCGGATCATCGCGCTGCGTGCGCCGCTCGCCGACGATCTGCGCGAGGTCGTCGCGGCGCTGAAGATCGCCGGCGTGGTGGAGCGGATCGGCGATTACGCCAAGAACATCGCCAAGCGCGTGCCGCTGATCGAAAGCCACGGCGAGATCGAGCCGCTCTCGGTCCTCCCCGCCATGTCGGCGTTGGCGGTGCAGATGGTGCACGACGCGCTCGACGCCTTTGCCGCGCGCGATGCCGAGGCGGCAGTCGAAGTGTGCGATCGCGACCGGCAAGTCGATGATTTCTACAACAGCCTGTTCCGCGTGCTGGTCACCCACATGATGGAAAACCCCAAGACGATCGGCCAGGTCGCGCAATTGCTGTTCGTCGCCAAGAACCTCGAACGCGTCGGCGACCACGCGACCAACATTGCCGAAATGATCTATTTCGCGGCGACCGGCACGCACATGGCCGAGCGCGACCGCGGCGCCCTGCCCACTACTTAA
- the pstB gene encoding phosphate ABC transporter ATP-binding protein PstB codes for MTIPNQPKIAAHHVNVWYGAKQAINDVSLDFDADQVTSLIGPSGCGKSTFLRTLNRMNDTVASARVEGDITLDGEDIYAPEMDVVQLRARVGMVFQKPNPFPKSIFENVAYGPRIHGLAANKPQLAEIVEKSLRRAGLWDEVKDRLTESGTALSGGQQQRLCIARAIAVDPEVILMDEPCSALDPIATAKIEELIHELKGRYAIVIVTHNMQQAARVSQRTAFFHLGTLIEYGATSDIFTNPRQERTKDYITGRYG; via the coding sequence GTGACCATTCCGAACCAACCCAAGATCGCCGCGCACCACGTCAACGTCTGGTACGGGGCGAAGCAGGCGATCAACGACGTCTCGCTCGATTTCGACGCGGATCAGGTCACCTCGCTGATCGGCCCGTCGGGTTGCGGCAAATCGACCTTCCTGCGCACGCTCAACCGCATGAACGACACGGTCGCCTCGGCGCGGGTCGAGGGCGACATCACGCTCGACGGCGAGGATATCTACGCGCCCGAGATGGACGTCGTGCAGCTCCGCGCCCGCGTCGGCATGGTCTTTCAGAAGCCAAATCCCTTCCCCAAATCGATCTTCGAGAATGTCGCCTATGGGCCACGCATCCACGGCCTGGCCGCGAACAAGCCGCAACTCGCCGAGATCGTCGAGAAGTCGCTGCGCCGCGCTGGCCTATGGGATGAGGTCAAGGACCGGCTGACCGAAAGCGGCACCGCGCTGTCGGGCGGCCAGCAGCAACGCCTGTGCATCGCCCGCGCGATCGCGGTCGATCCCGAAGTGATCCTGATGGACGAGCCGTGCTCGGCGCTCGACCCGATCGCGACCGCCAAGATCGAGGAGCTGATCCACGAGTTGAAGGGCCGCTATGCCATCGTCATCGTCACGCACAACATGCAGCAGGCGGCGCGGGTGTCGCAGCGGACTGCCTTTTTCCACTTGGGCACGCTGATCGAATATGGCGCAACCTCGGACATCTTCACCAATCCCCGCCAGGAGCGGACCAAAGATTACATCACCGGCCGGTACGGCTGA
- the pstA gene encoding phosphate ABC transporter permease PstA, whose translation MSDTLVPGIPVTAAEPAERAPTDWRTTSMQRRIRRRYGAERRFRFMGLAAVVMSAGFLAVLLVTMIVNGASGFLQTQIALPIDFARAGLTLDVARLTGPGADLALAGAGIEQATAAAAVAAYGKDGGKLLSDGAWLSVRAAVKRDPAILGTRATVWVPAGGMIDVAAKRQGDPAAEAIVAQLRSKNALSTSVNVPFLTASDSNDPTRAGIWGAFKGSLFTMFVTLILAFPIGVLSALYLEEYAPRNRWTDLIEVSINNLAAVPSIIFGLLGLAVFLGTFGLPRSAPLVGGLTLALMTMPVIVIAGRNAIKAVPPSIRDAALGVGASPIQVVFHHVLPLALPGILTGTIIGMARALGETAPLLMIGMRAFIASPPGKITDPATALPVQIFLWSDQIDRGFVEKTSAAIIVLLVFLLAMNGFAIYLRNKFETRW comes from the coding sequence ATGAGTGACACGCTGGTTCCTGGCATCCCCGTCACTGCGGCGGAACCGGCCGAGCGTGCGCCGACCGACTGGCGCACCACGTCGATGCAGCGCCGTATCCGCCGCCGCTATGGTGCCGAGCGGCGCTTCCGTTTCATGGGGCTGGCAGCGGTCGTCATGTCGGCCGGTTTCCTCGCGGTGTTGCTGGTGACGATGATCGTCAACGGCGCGAGCGGTTTCCTGCAGACCCAGATTGCGCTGCCGATCGATTTCGCGCGCGCCGGCCTGACGCTCGACGTGGCGCGGCTCACCGGTCCGGGTGCGGATCTCGCGCTTGCAGGCGCCGGGATCGAGCAAGCGACCGCCGCCGCCGCCGTCGCCGCTTACGGCAAGGATGGCGGCAAATTGCTCTCCGACGGCGCGTGGCTGAGCGTGCGTGCGGCGGTGAAGCGCGATCCCGCGATCCTGGGCACGCGCGCAACGGTCTGGGTGCCCGCCGGCGGTATGATCGACGTCGCGGCCAAGCGCCAGGGCGATCCCGCTGCCGAGGCGATCGTCGCGCAGTTGCGCAGCAAGAACGCGCTCTCGACCAGCGTTAACGTACCCTTCCTTACCGCGTCCGATTCGAACGACCCGACCCGCGCTGGGATTTGGGGCGCGTTCAAGGGCTCACTCTTCACCATGTTCGTGACGCTGATCCTCGCTTTCCCAATCGGCGTGCTCTCGGCGCTCTACCTTGAGGAATATGCGCCGCGGAACCGCTGGACCGATCTAATCGAAGTCTCGATCAACAATCTCGCCGCCGTGCCCTCGATCATCTTTGGCTTGCTTGGCCTGGCGGTGTTCCTCGGCACTTTCGGCCTGCCGCGTTCGGCACCGCTCGTCGGCGGGCTCACGCTCGCGCTGATGACGATGCCGGTGATCGTGATCGCCGGTCGCAACGCGATCAAGGCGGTGCCGCCCTCGATCCGCGATGCGGCGCTTGGCGTCGGTGCGAGCCCGATCCAGGTCGTCTTCCACCATGTCCTGCCGCTGGCTTTGCCCGGCATCCTGACCGGCACGATCATCGGAATGGCCCGCGCGCTGGGCGAGACCGCGCCGCTGTTGATGATCGGGATGCGCGCCTTCATCGCCTCCCCGCCGGGCAAGATTACCGATCCCGCCACCGCGCTCCCGGTGCAAATCTTCCTATGGTCGGATCAGATCGACCGCGGCTTCGTCGAAAAGACCAGCGCCGCGATTATCGTCCTGCTCGTCTTCCTGCTCGCGATGAATGGCTTCGCGATTTACCTCCGCAACAAATTCGAGACTCGCTGGTGA
- the pstC gene encoding phosphate ABC transporter permease subunit PstC produces the protein MSVLALFLVIAGLGLIGWLTARMRAVGFRRGSTARFSSLPSHFGGYVALWTMLPAALFLTIWASTSPALVTDRVLRDPAAAQLPPPGFDRAAILSEARNLAAGNSFGAFNPLSQKLAPAYAVAQSRFDWIGSAAALLLAFAGGAFAYTRVRPDFRARTQIEHVVMAGLLGASLIAILTTMGIVASLLFESWRFFSVVPIGDFLFGTHWSPQVIDPADPGKTLGAVPLFWGTFFIGAVIAMIVAIPFGLMSAVYLTQYATPTARRWMKPILEVLAGVPTVVYGYFAALTVAPAVRDFAVSIGITYASSESALAAGLVMGVMIIPFVSSMADDSLAAVPAAMRDGSLAMGATASETIRRVLLPAALPGVVGGVLLAVSRAIGETMIVVMAASGVATLTLNPFASATTVTKQIVDLLTGEAEFDSPKTLAAFALGLTLFVITLLLNIVALTVVKRYREAYE, from the coding sequence ATGTCGGTGCTCGCGCTTTTTCTGGTCATTGCGGGACTGGGCCTGATCGGCTGGCTGACCGCGCGGATGCGCGCGGTCGGCTTCCGCCGCGGCAGTACCGCGCGGTTCAGCTCGCTGCCGTCGCATTTCGGCGGGTATGTCGCCTTGTGGACGATGCTCCCTGCGGCGCTGTTCCTGACCATATGGGCATCGACTTCGCCTGCGCTGGTGACGGATCGCGTGCTGCGCGATCCCGCCGCCGCACAACTGCCGCCGCCGGGGTTCGACCGCGCCGCGATCCTGTCCGAAGCGCGCAACCTGGCGGCGGGGAACAGCTTCGGCGCGTTCAACCCGCTGTCGCAAAAGCTCGCCCCCGCTTATGCCGTCGCGCAGAGCCGGTTCGACTGGATCGGCAGCGCCGCGGCGTTGCTGCTCGCCTTTGCCGGCGGTGCCTTCGCCTACACACGGGTCCGCCCCGATTTCCGCGCGCGGACCCAGATTGAGCATGTCGTGATGGCTGGCCTGCTCGGCGCATCGCTGATCGCGATCCTGACCACGATGGGCATCGTCGCCTCGCTGCTGTTCGAATCATGGCGTTTTTTCAGCGTTGTACCCATTGGCGATTTCCTGTTCGGAACGCATTGGAGCCCGCAAGTCATCGATCCCGCCGATCCGGGCAAGACGCTCGGCGCGGTGCCGCTGTTCTGGGGAACGTTCTTCATCGGCGCGGTGATCGCGATGATCGTAGCGATCCCGTTCGGGCTGATGAGCGCGGTGTATCTGACGCAATATGCGACGCCGACCGCGCGGCGGTGGATGAAACCGATCCTTGAGGTGCTCGCGGGCGTTCCCACTGTTGTCTACGGCTATTTCGCCGCGCTGACGGTGGCGCCTGCGGTGCGCGATTTCGCGGTGTCGATCGGCATCACCTATGCCAGTTCGGAAAGCGCGCTCGCCGCCGGATTGGTGATGGGGGTGATGATCATCCCGTTCGTGTCCTCGATGGCCGACGATTCTCTCGCTGCCGTGCCCGCGGCGATGCGTGACGGCAGCCTCGCGATGGGCGCGACCGCGTCCGAGACGATCCGCCGGGTGCTGCTGCCCGCCGCCCTGCCCGGCGTCGTCGGCGGCGTTCTGCTCGCGGTCAGCCGCGCGATCGGCGAGACGATGATCGTGGTGATGGCCGCCAGTGGCGTCGCCACGCTGACGCTCAACCCCTTCGCCAGCGCGACGACGGTCACCAAACAAATCGTCGACCTGCTGACCGGCGAGGCCGAGTTCGACAGCCCCAAGACGCTCGCCGCCTTTGCGCTGGGGCTGACGTTGTTCGTCATCACCCTGCTCCTCAACATCGTCGCGCTGACGGTCGTGAAACGGTATCGCGAAGCTTATGAGTGA